The following are encoded in a window of Algiphilus aromaticivorans DG1253 genomic DNA:
- the hisS gene encoding histidine--tRNA ligase: MRLQSLRGFRDILPDEAARWQRILDAARAAAEAYGYRQIHLPLVEATELFKRSVGEATDIVAKEMFSFRDRDKTDMSLRPEGTASCVRAGIEHGLLHNQQQRLWYSGPMFRHERPQAGRYRQFHQFGVEAFGMADPACDIEVIAMSAAIWRALGLEGLTLELNTLGSPECRTRYREQLRDFLREHIDALDADARERVETNPLRVLDSKHPDTRAVVADAPRMADSLSAEARAHFEAVCAGLDGLGIAWTHNSNLVRGLDYYTHTVFEWTTDQLGAQGTVCAGGRYDGLVEQLGGGEVAAVGFAMGIERLALLLEQAELPVADSAPQVYLCWQGDDCLPAAQRIGERLRAAGLRTVVNAGGGSFKAQFKRADRSGADWALVLGPDELASDTLQLKSLRQREPQRTLTVDEALAQLGADVAIDPIAV, from the coding sequence ATGAGGCTGCAGTCCCTGCGCGGCTTCCGCGACATTCTTCCCGACGAGGCCGCGCGCTGGCAGCGCATTCTCGACGCCGCGCGCGCCGCGGCCGAGGCCTACGGCTACCGGCAGATCCATCTGCCGCTGGTCGAGGCCACCGAGCTGTTCAAGCGCTCGGTGGGCGAGGCCACGGACATCGTCGCCAAGGAGATGTTCAGCTTCCGCGACCGCGACAAGACGGACATGAGCCTGCGCCCCGAGGGCACAGCCAGCTGCGTGCGCGCCGGCATCGAGCACGGCCTGCTGCATAACCAGCAGCAGCGGCTCTGGTATTCGGGTCCGATGTTCCGGCACGAGCGGCCGCAGGCCGGCCGCTACCGGCAGTTCCACCAGTTCGGCGTCGAGGCCTTCGGTATGGCTGATCCGGCCTGCGACATCGAGGTCATCGCCATGTCTGCCGCCATCTGGCGGGCACTGGGACTGGAGGGCCTGACGCTGGAGCTCAACACCCTCGGCAGTCCGGAATGCCGTACGCGCTACCGCGAGCAGCTGCGCGACTTCCTGCGCGAGCACATCGATGCGCTGGACGCGGACGCCCGCGAGCGCGTCGAGACCAATCCGCTGCGTGTGCTCGACAGCAAGCATCCCGATACGCGTGCGGTGGTGGCCGACGCCCCGCGCATGGCGGACAGCCTGAGCGCGGAGGCGCGCGCGCACTTCGAGGCGGTCTGCGCCGGTCTCGACGGGCTGGGCATTGCCTGGACGCACAACTCGAATCTGGTGCGTGGGCTGGATTACTACACCCACACGGTCTTCGAATGGACCACCGATCAGCTCGGTGCCCAGGGCACCGTCTGCGCCGGTGGCCGCTACGACGGGCTTGTCGAGCAGCTCGGTGGCGGTGAAGTGGCGGCTGTGGGCTTCGCCATGGGCATCGAGCGCCTCGCCCTGCTGCTGGAGCAGGCGGAGTTGCCGGTGGCCGACAGCGCGCCGCAGGTCTATCTCTGCTGGCAGGGTGACGACTGCCTGCCGGCCGCGCAGCGCATTGGCGAGCGCCTGCGCGCCGCCGGTTTGCGCACGGTGGTCAATGCCGGTGGTGGCAGCTTCAAGGCGCAGTTCAAGCGCGCCGACCGCAGCGGCGCCGACTGGGCGCTGGTGCTCGGCCCCGATGAGCTGGCCAGCGACACGCTTCAGCTAAAATCCCTGCGCCAGCGCGAGCCGCAGCGCACGCTCACCGTCGACGAGGCCCTCGCCCAGTTGGGTGCTGACGTGGCCATCGACCCCATTGCTGTTTGA
- a CDS encoding YfgM family protein: MAYDEDEQVQRIQQWWSENWKALVGGLVIGVGGILGWNAWQSHSEQQAQAASTLFAEVLSAADADNREAAIAARDTLISDYSGTPYAVAASLQVAALHARQGELTPAGEMLDWARENADDAAMARLAAIRLARVRWAQGDAEAALTLLDDGGGHFRAVAEELRGDILLEQGERVAAHRAYSEALTAAPQESRELLQQKLDDLADVGDSAEAADA, encoded by the coding sequence GTGGCTTACGACGAAGACGAACAGGTACAACGCATCCAGCAGTGGTGGTCCGAGAACTGGAAGGCCCTGGTGGGCGGTCTGGTAATTGGTGTCGGCGGTATTCTCGGCTGGAACGCCTGGCAGAGCCATAGCGAGCAACAGGCTCAGGCCGCCAGCACCCTCTTCGCCGAGGTGCTCTCCGCGGCCGACGCTGATAACCGTGAGGCTGCGATTGCTGCACGCGACACCCTGATCAGCGATTACAGCGGTACGCCTTATGCGGTGGCCGCTTCGCTGCAGGTCGCCGCGCTGCATGCCCGGCAGGGCGAGCTGACGCCCGCGGGCGAGATGCTGGACTGGGCGCGCGAGAATGCCGACGACGCTGCCATGGCGCGCCTGGCGGCCATCCGTTTGGCGCGCGTGCGCTGGGCGCAGGGCGACGCCGAGGCGGCGCTGACGCTGCTCGACGATGGTGGTGGCCATTTCCGTGCCGTGGCCGAGGAACTGCGCGGCGACATCCTTCTCGAGCAGGGTGAGCGCGTGGCCGCGCATCGTGCCTACAGCGAGGCCCTGACGGCCGCGCCGCAGGAAAGCCGCGAGCTGCTGCAGCAGAAGCTGGACGATCTGGCCGACGTCGGGGACTCGGCCGAGGCGGCAGACGCATGA